The following DNA comes from Maylandia zebra isolate NMK-2024a linkage group LG6, Mzebra_GT3a, whole genome shotgun sequence.
AACCAAAATGCCACAACCCATTGTTTTTATCCTTCCATGCCATTTAAACACTGACCCTCTGGTTTGCACCAAAGGCTCGGTTCAGTGTTTTATCAGAAGACGATGCAAAGCTAGTTTTAGAGGTTGAGTACTACTCATTTGTGACCCACCAATAAACCCGAGGAGTACACCTTGGAAATTTTACAGGGCGAGGTCAAACCTGTTTCAATCACTATATCACAAAATGcactctgcaaaaaaaaaaaactaagactTCAGTATAGTTTCAAAAattatcatattttatttttacaataaaaaaaaaaatcaacaatgaaaatatttacataaatgaaaacagaggaaaaaaactgtAGAAATATTGTAATAACCTCCCCACATTTCTGCAGGaaagtgctctttgttttagATACAGTCACATTACACTGCCATCCTTCAAATCCAGACTTTATTTGCCCATTACTTCAAATGAGGCATACACAACTGATGAATGCAAGCTCACATATCTTGTTTCTGTGTCATCTCCAGCCAGTCTTGGCGGACTCAGGTCAATCCCAACCTTGCAGAGTCTTTATTTTGGCAAGCGACTGTTTTGCTGTTTCCAGGCGGTTTATTACACACACTGGATGCATAACAGCACATTTTGAGAGCGGGgcagtttcaaatgatgtgactgtACATGTGGTGTGTTAGTTTTGCTTTAAAGGGGCAGGGGGCAGATTTGCAGAGGCTTGCTCCAGAAAGGCCAGCGGTCCAGGAGGGGGAAGGTCTGAGGGTTTACGATGCTGGCCGCTCACATCCTCCAGCACTTGTTGCCAGTGGTGTAGCTTCGTCAAGTGCTTCTGAACCAGCATTTCTTTTCTCTGTAGTTCATTACGCAACTCTGACACATCCTGAAGTGAGAGGACAAGTTGACGAATTGAGAAAAATGAATAATACATACATTCATgactatttgtttattttattttgcacaaataaCAAGGAAATTTATTGGAAACATAAGTGGACCCAATTCATTGCAATAGTTTACCTCTTTCACCACTTGCTCTGGTTTCTGCACAGACAGCTGAAGCCTTTTCTGTAAGAAGAAGCACTCAGTCTGCCGAGCCACATCCAGAAACTTTTGTATGCACTGGTCCACACCTACAATAAGCACAACACATGTCAGCATACGGACTAAAATGTgaaatgtggaaaataaaagTGTGCTTCACTGACCTGTTCGAATCTCCTCCTGGTCTGTTCCATTAACGTAATCTTGGCTCACCAGGGATGCAAAACATGCCTAAAGAATAAAAAGAGACAACATTCTTAAATCATAACAGACATTCTGCTCAACCATCTCAAATTTGGCTAAAACTTTTAAGATCAAAGGTCCAAAAtctggggcgaccgtggctcagggggttgggaagcgcatttatgaccggaaggtcgccggttcgatccctgggttctctgtcctggtcgttgtgtccttgggcaagacactttaccctactggtgttggccagaggggccgacggtgcgatatggcagcctcgcttctgtcagtctgtcccagggcagctgtggctacaactgtagctgcctccaccagtgtgtgagagtgaatgaatagtggaattgtaaagcgttttgggtgccttgaaaagcgctatataaatgcaatccattattattattatgacatGTATGATGATTTCTGTGAAATGCTACCTTTCTATATCAGATACTTTTTAGAAAAATGATCTGTTGACCCACTTCAAGCATGTTTTTTCTCACCCTGAAATCTGCCTTGGGGAGTCAAACAAGTTCACAGTCTTGCAGCATTCATGGCAGTAGTCAACATGCCGTAGCAGTCGTAGTATTTGGGTAAGCGTGTTGCACTAGACTGCTAATTACGGCATGTGGAGATGGAAATCTGAACTATTCACATGAAATGAGTTACTAATCCCCTTTTCCCTTAATTATTTTGCTGTACCATAAATGTTGAACTGATACTTGTTACGttgtcatgcttttattttttttaaagtttttgagATATTTCTGATCACACACTGCCTCAGACTGCCTAGATATCTAAAATAGTATTTAACAAATGAAGCTAAAATTTCACAGCAATCATTATAAATTTCAAACCCTGAAACTTTCAAGCAAATCAAAGGTGCTTAAGCagaaaatgttcttttaaaaaaaagtgatgaTTTGATGTGGAATGAGTGATGTTCCAGCTTTGAGTCCAGGCAGTTTTCTAGACTGCTTGTCCCCAAATAGAttaattaaactttaaaatatgTGAATAATACCTGCCTCCCAACCTACACAAAGAAATTAGCAATGCTGTTGATTTGCAACTGAGGAAAAATACGATAAAGACATCAATGCTAGTAAAAAACTGTAACTAGAACTACTTCTATGTTTATGCCTTAGTGAAACTTAAATACAGTCTGCATTAAAGAGCTCCATTCTTGTGTTTGTCACTGGGTGCAGAGATTTACTCTGACAGCAGCATTATTCACAGTGGTTTCTGATGTCAGGTGATAAACACCTGGCACATAAATGGCATTCATTCGGGCAGCGAGGTTTGATAGTAGCTCTTTATCTGTGGATATCCACTGGGACATCTGGGTTGTACCCTTTTACTTTGGAGATTACATTTGTGTGAAAGTGTTTGTACGGGTCTGTCTCCAAGCTTTGTCATCTTGTAAATTTTTCCAAAGACATGCTGAAACTGGTTTCATAATATAAAACCACAGCTATTTTTGAAGAACTAAGGTCCCCAACCAAAAGCAGTTAGACGCATGTGAGAAGATCCTTCGTGTAATTTATATTGTGCAAAGAGAACTCAGCgtggcagtgcagcgtgtggtCTGGACACAAGCTCAGCCGAGACATTTCGACGTGGCGTCACAAAATTAAAACGACCGCAACAACCGTGAAAAGAGTTGGAtagacattgctgctcaatgttttccattagcaatttagcaaagttgatgatGGGGGggctgtgtgagtgaaagaccgagagggagagcgagagacacagtatgagcactcaggtcgcatcagagcatcgggccgtatagtatCGTGACCTACGAACTTCTAATACCTGCGActcaatcgtacagtttgagcaggagctgaatgacgcgactgaagaaaaaaaaatcgcacagtgtttgcccagcttaatGCTAGAAGCATAGCGCATTAAACCAACAAAGGAGTCAGATGTACAtgatgtgtgaagtgtgtgtctattgtgtttttttctttttttctttagttaaGTGACAAAGAGGGAGGATTATGGTGTTTTAggtgttagaaaaaaaaagacagcagcccGTGTGTTTGTTACCAAGTGTCTGCTAATTAGCAGGGCACAGACAGGGGGCGAGGCTGGGACTTTGTTACACGCCACAATACttgctcataataataataattattattatttttaataattttaagaACAGGACTTGAATGTAAAATGGGTACACCCTGCGGTACAACAGCACCAGCAAACAAACACTAACTCTAACCGGCTAAAGCTGCTAGCGACAGTTAGCATGCACAGCTAAAGGAAGCCAGCACTGAAGACTCCTACCTCAAAAGAAGCCTCCAGTTCATCCACCAGCGTGTTGCTTCCTTGCGTCCTGGGAGCGGCACTAGCAAAACTCGGCTGGCCCGGTCCGCCGGGACCCCCGACAGGATGTGCACCAGGAGGCTGCTGGCCGCTAAACATCCCACTCATGGACGAAGCCATCTTGATCCGATTGTTTTTCCCCTCTACAGTCCGCGCATGCGTATACAGTCTACAGAGCTTTCTAGCCAAACTTAGGTGGACAACCTTTTGCACATCTTTTGGGACACAGTGGCAATATCTTTCTGGTCTGTTGCTTTTTTGTGGGGGACATAATTTAGTCAAAGCGTCCTCCTGAGAGATGATAGGAATCTATATCTTTATATACATTAAAGCTTCTGAGTAATGTCTCATAttttgtacagttgtgtaccAGAAATTGGcagcagctgcatcactgtagTGGAATGCAAACGTAGTTTAAACACCCCTACATACAAGTCTTTGTCCTCAAAGAAACGGTTTTCCCACTTTAGTGTGGGTGCACTCAAATGATGCAGAGTCCTGACCTCCAACTCATCGAACACCTGTGGGACGAGTGAGTCAGGTATCATCCAGGAGGAGAGGCCAGCTCACTCATTTTGCCATCTCTGAGTGGAAGCAAATCTGCAGCCAGGTTTCCAGAATCcttcaaataaaagaaaataaataatttaaataaaaaactggGGGCAGTGCCTTGCCCCTAAACTAGCAAGGTACTGTCcacatttcttttcttaaaaataaataaataaatcatcacATGACTATAATGAGGTACACCGTGTACATCCATTCTCAATAGAGCATGTTTGAACAGTGACAGTCAtacaaaacagtttttatttaccagtaagaatttatttattcatactaCAAAAAATACTGTTGATGCTACACAGCTTCAGGATGACAACAGGACCAGGGACTGGTCTGAGACTGATGCATGTGGTTTATGGAAACAGTGAAGCTCAGATGTTTTACAAAAATATCTCCATTTCATATAATTATATCAGTTTATCCAGTGGCCTGTTTCACACTGTGTGGCATTTGACCATCGTGTTTGGCCCTCGGTCTGTTCCTACACTGTTGAGTCTTGCTAGAAGATTGGGAAATAGTCTAATCAATATTTGTTGTCCATCTCCTTTTAGCCATTGTGGGCTAGACCAGCAGCAAACTCCACCAGTGTACGTGTTGGTCTTCCAGACATGCCTTTCCTCAGGTAGGGGACTTCGTCTTTGTTACTCATCACACCGGCgatgtccagatgagcccagtgAGGAGCTTTGACAAACTCCCTCAGGAATGCAGCTGCAGTGCACGCACCACCAGAACTAAAAAGAAATCACtcatgagaagaagaaaaaaaattccaatTCATTGCACACTGGAGCATTGACTGGACGTCTCTCTGCTGCAGCGATGCCTCTAACAGGAGATGAGACACAGATACGTACCGGCTGTACTTGCCGATGTTGTTGAGGTCAGCCAGCTGGCTGTCAGTCACCTGTTTGGTGTAGTGCTGGAACAGAGGCATCCGCCACACCCTGTCACCTGTCACAACACTAGCCTacaaacacggacacacacacgtTAACAGAAGAGCTGATGAACTGAGACACCGTGTTTTAACGTGTATCTGCAGTACCCTGTGCAGCTGCTCCCAGAGCCAGTCAGAATTTGTAAAGACTCCTGCTGCCGCTGAGCCGAGCGCTACATCCATCGCACCTTGAAGACAAAATACGCCACGATTTTGACATTTGTCTATGATTAATGTCTTGCAGCATAAAGAAAATTTGATGTCACCGTGTAAACAAACTGCTAAAGAAATCCTACCTGTTAGCGTAGCAACATTGACAATGGCTCTGGGGTTGAAGACATGTCCATAACAGAGAGCATCAGCAAGGATCAGTCTGCCCTCTGCATCTGTATTATCAACCtggaacacaaaaacaaaaacactgtacaACTGTACACATGCAGTAAATGTCCTGGTACTTATAGTGGTGTGAAAGAGaaaagttatccaaacctaccggatcctgtgtgaaaaagtagtTGTGCCTCTTGTTAAATCATAAATTAACTCtgattaaccacattttttggaaagctgagttcagTTTCACTAAATACACTCAGGCCTGATTACTGGcagacctgttgaatcaagaGGTCACTTACATAAAACCTGTCTGACAGGTTAAAAGATCTCAAAACGCAACACATCATACCATGATCTAAAGAAACACTTTTGAAACAAAGTAATCGGGatctatcagtctggaaagggttacaaaaTCATTTCTAAGCACTCCAATGAACCATGTTGAGAACCATTATACAGGCATGGAGAAAACATGGAACACTGGCGAACTTTCCCAGGAATGGCCGGCCTCAAAACATTACTCCAAGAGTACTTCGATGaatcatccaggaggtcacagaaGATCctgaacaacatctaaagaactgcaagCCTCACTTGCCtgagttaaggtcagagttcgggattcaacaataagagagagagagtgggtaAAAATGACATCCATGGCATATCCAAGGAAAAAAAccgctgctgaccaaaaagaacatAAAGGCTCATCTCACATTTACCAAAAGACATCTTGATGACCcccaagacttttgggaaaacattctgtggactgatgagtTGAATTTTTAGAAGGTATGTGTTCCATTACATCTGCATAAAGCCGACACAGGATTTCAGAAAGGGAACGTCATGCCATCAGTAAAATAGGGTGGTGGTAATGTTATGTTCTGGGGCTGTTGTGCTGCCTCAGGACCTAGAGGACTGCTGTGGTAAATAGgaccatgaattctgctgtctaccaaaacatcctgaaggagGCTGTCCAGCCAGTCGTGACCTCAAGCTGAAACGCACTTGGGTTCTGCAGTAGGACAAGGAtctaaaacacaccagcaagtccaccttggaatgacttaaaaacaacaaaatgaagACGCTGGAGCGGCCTAGTCAAAAGTCCTGACCTGAATCCAATTGAGATGCTGTGacatgaccttaaaaaggcagctcatgcttgaaaaccctccagtggggctgaattacaacaattttGCAAATAATTGGGCTTAattggttgttgatcaatggtcattacaatctgcatattaatgataaaggaactgacctcacagcccattgttcattcagtgggctggtgTCAGTCATTGTAcaaatatactgtttataaggttggggaaacctgcagtcagctgagactgaagaagtcatttggatgagtgacaaatcatttctcccactgaaaacgctacgtccagactAACAGAATCAACCCTTTGGGATCTGCAATGATCattgggccaaaattcctccgcAGTGCTGGAAAAGTTATCACAAACACTtgattgcagttgttgctgccAAGGGTCgtcaaccagttattaggtttagtgggaaatcactttttccacacagggccatgtaggtttggatttttttcccccttaataataaacaccaGCCACAAGCACATTCTTACAGCACATTAATCCATGTCCAAGCACCTTCTAACATTCAGAAGCAATTCCAAGTTCTTGCAAATTGATCCATCAGCTTTCTGACTGGTAGATGGCACGCTCTAACACTTGAGCCACAGTGTTGGCACAAGCACACTCAGGTAGCAATTCGATGCCCATTTCAGGATTCCACTAACCTGGATTGTTTTTCCATTCTTGGCTTTGACAACATCACCTGGTTTAGTAGCCTTCCCACTGGGCATGTTCTCACATAAGGGGGCCAGACCTGAATGAATCAGGGCAGTGAAGTGCTCAGACTTACACATATTATGTatgacaaaaataaatttaaaaaacaaacaaacagggtATTTAATATCAAGATGCTCACCGACAATGTTGACAGGGAGtttcagagatgctgctgtgacGATGGAGGCGCACACCGTGGCAGCTCCGCCCATGTCGGCCCTCATCGCATCCATAGAGGCAGAGGGCTTCAGAGAAATGCCCCCACTACAGACAGAGAATCGTAAAGACAGCACTGTATGGTGTATCTGATCCCAGCCCGTATTGCTGTGTGTTACCTGTCAAACGTGATGCCTTTCCCCACTAGGAGCAGCGGAGGCTGCTTACTGTCAGGAGAACCGTTGTAATGTAGCTCCAGGAAGACAGGGGGCTCCTCTGAACCTTTAGACACACTAAGGAAGGCTCCCATCTGTTGTTCCTCGATCCAAGCCTGCGGTCTACAATGGCAcagtttattagacaaaaacACTTCTACTTCATCTACTCTTCAGAACAAAAACAGGATCGGCAAATATACAACAGTAATTCACTTATTGGGGCTATTCTgtgcagggtgtaccctgcctctcgccctgtggcagctgggataggctccagcccccctctGATCCTAAATTAGGTAAGTGGAAAAGAAtggatacataaaaaaatattttttatatgcCTTCAGTCGGGGGAATGGGACCATTTTGTACAGTATTTGATTAGAAACTGATGAGAGGAGGCAAAGTAATTTGAGAGATAAGAGATaaatctttattgtcattgcacagtcatacctagtacaatagtacaacgaaattggaaaCTGAATTGAAAGGGTCCTGAAACCTGGAGGGGAAATTCTTAGATGCCAAAGCGCAGTTATTTTGAAGATGCTCTGTTGTTTATCTGTTTATAAGAGTATGTGCCATGCCTAAAGGCCACACACAGCTTTTTCTTTATATCAATTAAACACTGTGTGTCTATTACACAATATAAACATGGTAACATCTTGTTCAACCAATTGAACAAGTCCAAAGAAAATCAGTTCCCCTATGAAAGAAAACAGATCAGcccatgactttaaaaaaaaatatgaaaaaaatgtaaataaatacattcattcattaaataataataataataataataataatactaataataataatgcttaTTCACCAAGTCAATTAattatgaaaataaacaaataaagtaaCTGACTGCAACAACCAAATCAGTGCTCagagctaaataaataaaggaggaggaggaggaggagaaggagaaggagaagaagaagaagaagaaggagaagttTTTGATCATTTATGACAATACATGGAAGAGTTTCACCTGAAACATACAACAGTTTAAaatcaatgtttttttcttcctgatttTGAAAGCGGTGCCggggatgatgatgattaaCGAAACACTCACCTCTTGTGTATGGTGACTCGATCAGCATGTGGAGCCAGTTTCTCTTCAATGGTTTTGGCAAAAGCAGTAGGCGTGATGTGATTGGCCGGCGCTTCCATGAGAAGCCGTGCCAGGTTTTGGCCCTCTGCATACACGATGCCTTTCTCCCAGCCGACCACGTCAGCGCTAGGAAGAGTCAGACACAGGAAGTAGCATGTCGCTGTATTTAAAGCGTTAAAAACCTCTGACAGTCAGCGAGCTTCAGTTTCTCGAATCTACCTGCCGTGAAGCTGCGTTGTTACTTTGGTCTTCTTCTTGGATTTGAGCTGGTCATAATGAAACAATCCCAGAACGGCGCCTTCTGCTGCTGACTGGGCATCACCACAGCTGTCCACCTCCACGTGGCTCACCTCCAGGTCCTGAAGCAACCGGCAGCCAGCTGAACGCGCATGAATGACAGAAACAAACCAGGTACGAATTCAGCATAAACCCGAATGAGTGCAGATGAAGATGTAACATGCAACAGAAGCAATTCTGTGCAATAGAACCTGAAGGTGACAATCTGCATTACCTCTGAGCTAAAGGTCAAATatgatgcatttatttttaccttttaaaCATCCCAGAGGCATTAAAGATAGGTAACATTCGTGTCCGAATCAGAGGATGCacttttttaatttactttcacttTGAGATCCAAAGCATTTCAGAGGTGCTGTGCTATGCTCCAGTACCCAGAGTACACGGATTACACAAGCACTCATTCGCAAACGCACCTTAGACTTGTACAAACATTTCTAAGGGTGTCAAAGCATAACAGCAGTTTCCACACTGACAGATTATTATAGCATGACTGTTTGATTAACAAACAGAAGGAATAAGAAAAGGCAGAGTTAACTTTGTGGCTGATAAAATTAATGGTCAATGACTTTGGGATATGTCatagatgagaaaaaaaaaaaaaaaagagccagctgaggtggttcatgCATCTGGTTGGGATGCCTCCAAATGGAGCTTTTCTAGTCACACCCAACTGCAAGGAGATCCCGTGGTGGACACTGAACCCGCTGGAGAGATTGCATATCTCACACCTTGAGATCCATCATAAGGAACTGGAAATATGTAGGAATGCCACCAGAACCATgtattggataagtggaagaggatggatggatagatgggtgAGAtaatctactaatcagaagatTGGTGGATTTATCCCTGGCTGATGAAGTGTTCgctgaagtttaaaaaaaaaaatgcttgtatTAATGGGGAATGTTGTATAAAtctttgagtgctcaaatagagtagaaaagcgctatataagaaccagtccataaCACATTTAAGCCATATTGCACAACACTTTACTCCTTCTGTTATACACACCAACGGCATACCTGACACAGCCTGCCTGATGTTCTCCTTGCTGGTGTCCCAGTTTTCTGTGCGACAAACACCTGCGTTGTTCTTACCCAAACCGACTAATGCTACACATGGGAAGTCCTGCaggagacacacaaacaacattcatcAGGAGATCTTAGACTGAGTAGACGGGGGTTTATAAACATAAAGTCACACCTTGTTACCTTGTGAAGTCCATAAAATACTCTGCTTTTGCCGTTCTTGAGTGCAGGCCCAGAGCTGGGAAATACAAATGTTTATGAGGCTAATCGCACACAAAGGATGCTGttcactctcagtctgcaggTAAAAGAGACTCACAGTTTGAGCAGCTCAGAGAGCTTTCCGGAGAGAGACTTGTCAAACCCTGCAGCCGCCTCTGTCAGGTGAAGAgtgccctcctcctcctcctccttctcaaaCACTCCCAGCACCAGACCCTGTAGACACACAAACACCGTTTAATATGATAAAAGATGCAGACGGCCACATTCTCACGCATGAACCTGCAGAGCATCTGAACCAACACACGGAGCCGAACTGATCTGAAACTGAATGAGCCTcgtgtggtgatgatgatgatgtaacTGTCACCAGATGCTAAACTCACCTTTCTGTCGCTCAGCTGAGTGTGTGAGACACAAAACGACCTGCAGGAGTTTGTCCGCACCGCCGTCCGCGCAGCTGTCCTCACCAGAAACATTGTCATCTGTTGCACACACACCGAGAGCCcaaataaatcacttttaaaggtCGTACACTGAGCATGTGCGAGAGGAAGCCGATCGGTCGCGTTTATTTGTACGTCACAGTGAGACGACGGAGAGAGGGCTTTGTCGCCACCTAGCGGCAGATGGATAATTGATTAAGAGCCAGTATTACGGATACTGGTGATATTATTTGGCGATCAAAGCAGTTTAAGAAGACCTAAAGCTGGAAAAACATGTAGCAACTTCATACTTTTAATGAACActttatatttgttttcacGGGTTCCTTATTTGTATGTTAAAATGGCTGTAATATAAACTGATACAATCGCCTTTGTTTGACTTCACTAAGTAAAACAATCTtgacataaactgcaaaaagataaaaacacacacagtatttatcttcagtatttttatttttgactaTAACATGAATCTACTAATAAATATTCTTTCAAGCTTGACATTAAAAAGCATCATCAGTCTTCTTCTGATCAATATTAGTAGTAGGTACAGCACGTCTCCATTATAAAAGTTAACTGTATACATGGAATGATTTTTAGGGGATTCTCTAACATCATTAAaccatgtgtatatgtgtgtgaatgaaggGATATCGGACGTTATATGTTGTGGACCAGGGGTGGGTAGTTAATCTTCCCAATGGGGTCACATTAGAAACTATTCTTGAGGGACAGTCCAGTAAATTAGAAAAAGTTCAAATTAATGTCAGGCCGCGTAAGAAACAGTCTCAGTTTCTCATGTGGCCTTCTTTGGGAAGATTGTCCACCCCTGCTGTAGACAATCTcttaagaagaaaaacaaagctttGGTGTCCAGAGAAGTCATAAACTAGTCACAAAAAAGTAAGCACTTGATGTTTAATGCTATCTTATATACAGACGCCTGAACACACGTTTCTATGGAGAAGGGAGAATGGATCTTGAAGACTCTGAAATA
Coding sequences within:
- the lap3 gene encoding cytosol aminopeptidase; translated protein: MTMFLVRTAARTAVRTNSCRSFCVSHTQLSDRKGLVLGVFEKEEEEEGTLHLTEAAAGFDKSLSGKLSELLKLSGPALKNGKSRVFYGLHKDFPCVALVGLGKNNAGVCRTENWDTSKENIRQAVSAGCRLLQDLEVSHVEVDSCGDAQSAAEGAVLGLFHYDQLKSKKKTKVTTQLHGSADVVGWEKGIVYAEGQNLARLLMEAPANHITPTAFAKTIEEKLAPHADRVTIHKRPQAWIEEQQMGAFLSVSKGSEEPPVFLELHYNGSPDSKQPPLLLVGKGITFDSGGISLKPSASMDAMRADMGGAATVCASIVTAASLKLPVNIVGLAPLCENMPSGKATKPGDVVKAKNGKTIQVDNTDAEGRLILADALCYGHVFNPRAIVNVATLTGAMDVALGSAAAGVFTNSDWLWEQLHRASVVTGDRVWRMPLFQHYTKQVTDSQLADLNNIGKYSRSGGACTAAAFLREFVKAPHWAHLDIAGVMSNKDEVPYLRKGMSGRPTRTLVEFAAGLAHNG
- the med28 gene encoding mediator of RNA polymerase II transcription subunit 28, translating into MASSMSGMFSGQQPPGAHPVGGPGGPGQPSFASAAPRTQGSNTLVDELEASFEACFASLVSQDYVNGTDQEEIRTGVDQCIQKFLDVARQTECFFLQKRLQLSVQKPEQVVKEDVSELRNELQRKEMLVQKHLTKLHHWQQVLEDVSGQHRKPSDLPPPGPLAFLEQASANLPPAPLKQN